The following proteins are encoded in a genomic region of Flammeovirga pectinis:
- a CDS encoding TlpA disulfide reductase family protein: MKTVKHIFILLLTIFAVSCGVSEEGDGSYPAKVKISGKLNDLPDGTKVVLYTIQRVGGKKNVAETTTDASGKFTLKYTVSKIGLYTLNIGNQAEELLVLEGKNLTVANAKVGYKISGSKENEQLTDLKQMYDKYSEKGNVLQQEYASSENKEEVLKKFQALQTEQKVAIEDMLGKLDGAYVSLVALNFIQDKDGSFDAISKSIEKLEQNFPQDSLVMEVAKAYNAKKATVVGAEAIEISLPSPEGKTVTLSSLRGKYVMIDFWASWCRPCRMENPNVLRAYNHYKSKGFEVYGVSIDRDTEAWKQAIEQDHITWSQVHDAGGIVAAEYGVEGIPFTLLLDKEGKIIAKNLRGDDLDKKLAELLGK, translated from the coding sequence GTGAAAACAGTAAAACATATTTTTATTCTTCTACTTACAATTTTTGCTGTAAGTTGCGGAGTATCAGAGGAAGGTGATGGATCTTATCCTGCCAAAGTGAAAATATCGGGTAAACTAAATGATTTACCAGACGGCACTAAGGTTGTTTTATATACAATACAACGTGTTGGGGGAAAGAAAAATGTTGCAGAAACAACAACAGATGCTTCAGGTAAGTTTACTCTAAAGTATACCGTTTCTAAGATTGGTTTATATACATTAAATATTGGAAACCAAGCTGAAGAATTATTGGTGTTAGAAGGAAAAAATTTAACTGTAGCAAATGCTAAAGTAGGTTATAAAATTTCTGGATCTAAAGAAAATGAGCAATTGACAGATCTAAAACAGATGTATGATAAATACTCTGAAAAAGGAAATGTTTTGCAACAAGAATATGCTTCTTCTGAAAATAAAGAAGAAGTACTTAAGAAATTCCAAGCGCTACAAACAGAACAAAAAGTAGCGATAGAAGATATGTTAGGTAAATTAGATGGTGCGTATGTATCATTAGTTGCTTTAAATTTTATTCAAGATAAGGATGGTAGCTTCGATGCAATCTCTAAATCAATTGAAAAGTTAGAGCAAAATTTCCCTCAAGATAGCTTAGTAATGGAAGTAGCCAAAGCTTATAATGCTAAAAAAGCAACTGTAGTGGGTGCTGAAGCTATAGAAATTTCTTTACCGTCTCCAGAAGGAAAAACAGTAACATTATCTTCTCTTAGAGGAAAATATGTAATGATTGATTTTTGGGCATCTTGGTGTAGACCATGTAGAATGGAAAATCCAAATGTTTTAAGAGCTTACAATCATTATAAATCAAAAGGCTTTGAAGTGTACGGAGTTTCTATCGATAGAGATACTGAAGCATGGAAACAAGCAATTGAACAAGATCATATTACTTGGTCTCAAGTACATGATGCAGGTGGAATTGTTGCTGCCGAATATGGTGTTGAAGGTATTCCTTTCACACTGTTATTAGATAAAGAAGGAAAGATTATAGCTAAAAATCTTAGAGGAGATGATCTAGATAAGAAGTTAGCAGAGTTATTAGGTAAGTAA
- a CDS encoding aconitate hydratase — protein MAFDIEMIKELYSKYPERVEAARKVTGNPLTLSEKILYTHLWDGNATKALERGKDYVNFAPDRIACQDATAQMALLQFMQAGKDRVAVPTTVHADHLIQAKDGAKADLKRSDVTNKEVFDFLGSVSNKYGIGFWKPGAGIIHQVVLENYAFPGGMMIGTDSHTVNAGGLGMVAVGVGGADAVDVMAGMAWELKFPKLIGVKLTGKLNGWAAPKDVILKVAGILTVKGGTGCIVEYFGEGANNMSCTGKGTICNMGAEIGATTSTFGYDESMERYLRSTDRDDVADAANGIKEHLTGDAAVYADPDKYFDQVIEINLDELGPHLNGPFTPDRATEVADMKGEAAKNEWPLDVEWGLIGSCTNSSYEDLTRAASIVEDAVSKGVKPKAILGINPGSEQVRFTAERDGLLDTFNKFESSKIFTNACGPCIGQWARPGAEKNEKNSIVHSFNRNFAKRADGNPNTHAFVASPEMVAAIAISGRLDFNPLTDTLTNENGEAVKLAVPTGLELPESGFAVDDNGYEAPAADGSNVIVDVSPTSERLQLLTPFTPWEGTDLSGMKLLIKAEGKCTTDHISMAGPWLRYRGHLDNISNNCLIGAVNAFGGATNEVVNQLTGEKGEVPATGRAYKAAGIGSIVVGDENYGEGSSREHAAMEPRHLGVRAVIVKSFARIHETNLKKQGMLGLTFANPADYDKVREDDTIAIKGLTEFAPGKQLTVELTHADGSVETFPVNHTYNAQQIEWFKAGSALNLIKGEAV, from the coding sequence ATGGCTTTTGACATTGAGATGATAAAGGAGCTTTACTCGAAATATCCCGAACGAGTAGAAGCGGCAAGAAAAGTAACAGGTAACCCCTTAACCTTATCTGAAAAGATTTTATACACTCACCTTTGGGATGGTAATGCTACAAAAGCATTAGAAAGAGGTAAGGATTATGTAAACTTTGCTCCAGATAGAATTGCATGTCAAGATGCAACAGCTCAAATGGCATTGTTACAATTCATGCAAGCGGGTAAAGATAGAGTAGCTGTTCCTACAACGGTACATGCTGACCACTTAATCCAAGCAAAAGACGGTGCAAAAGCGGATTTAAAACGTTCTGACGTAACAAATAAAGAAGTATTTGACTTCTTAGGATCAGTTTCTAACAAATATGGAATTGGATTCTGGAAGCCAGGTGCAGGTATTATTCACCAAGTAGTATTAGAAAACTATGCTTTCCCAGGTGGTATGATGATCGGTACAGATTCTCATACAGTAAACGCTGGTGGTTTAGGTATGGTAGCTGTTGGTGTTGGTGGAGCTGACGCAGTAGATGTAATGGCCGGTATGGCTTGGGAACTTAAATTCCCTAAGTTGATTGGTGTTAAATTAACTGGTAAACTTAACGGTTGGGCTGCTCCTAAAGATGTAATCTTGAAAGTCGCTGGTATCTTAACTGTAAAAGGCGGAACTGGATGTATTGTTGAATACTTTGGTGAAGGTGCTAACAACATGTCTTGTACTGGTAAAGGTACAATTTGTAACATGGGTGCAGAAATTGGAGCAACAACTTCAACTTTCGGTTATGATGAGTCTATGGAGCGTTACTTACGTTCTACTGACCGTGATGATGTTGCTGATGCTGCAAACGGAATTAAAGAACATTTAACTGGTGATGCAGCAGTATATGCTGATCCTGATAAATATTTTGATCAAGTAATCGAGATAAACCTTGACGAACTTGGACCACATTTAAACGGACCTTTTACTCCTGATAGAGCAACTGAAGTTGCAGATATGAAGGGTGAGGCAGCTAAGAATGAGTGGCCTTTAGACGTAGAGTGGGGACTAATCGGTTCTTGTACTAACTCTTCTTATGAAGATTTAACAAGAGCAGCTTCTATCGTAGAAGATGCAGTGAGCAAAGGTGTTAAACCAAAAGCAATTTTAGGTATTAACCCTGGTTCTGAGCAAGTTAGATTTACAGCAGAACGTGATGGTTTATTAGATACATTCAATAAATTTGAATCTTCTAAAATTTTCACAAACGCATGTGGACCTTGTATTGGTCAGTGGGCTCGTCCTGGTGCAGAAAAGAATGAGAAAAACTCAATAGTTCACTCATTTAATAGAAACTTTGCAAAACGTGCAGACGGTAACCCGAATACTCACGCATTCGTAGCGTCTCCAGAAATGGTTGCTGCTATTGCAATTTCAGGTCGTTTGGACTTTAACCCTCTTACTGATACTTTAACTAATGAAAATGGTGAAGCTGTAAAATTAGCAGTTCCAACAGGATTAGAGTTACCAGAAAGTGGATTTGCAGTTGATGATAACGGTTATGAAGCTCCAGCAGCAGATGGATCTAACGTAATAGTAGATGTATCTCCAACTTCGGAGCGTTTACAATTACTTACTCCATTTACTCCTTGGGAAGGAACAGATTTATCTGGAATGAAGTTATTAATTAAAGCGGAAGGAAAATGTACTACAGACCACATTTCTATGGCAGGTCCTTGGTTACGTTACCGTGGTCATTTAGATAACATTTCTAATAACTGTTTAATCGGTGCTGTAAATGCATTTGGTGGTGCTACTAATGAAGTAGTAAACCAATTAACAGGAGAAAAAGGAGAAGTTCCAGCAACCGGAAGAGCTTACAAAGCAGCAGGTATTGGTTCTATCGTTGTTGGTGACGAAAACTATGGTGAAGGTTCTTCTAGAGAGCATGCAGCTATGGAGCCTCGTCATTTAGGTGTTCGTGCAGTAATAGTAAAATCTTTTGCTCGTATTCACGAAACTAACCTTAAGAAACAAGGTATGTTAGGATTAACTTTTGCTAACCCTGCAGATTACGATAAAGTTCGTGAAGACGATACTATCGCAATTAAAGGTTTAACAGAATTTGCTCCTGGTAAGCAGTTAACAGTTGAGTTAACACATGCAGATGGTTCTGTGGAAACATTCCCAGTAAACCATACATATAATGCTCAACAAATTGAGTGGTTCAAAGCTGGTTCAGCATTGAACTTAATCAAAGGCGAAGCAGTATAA